Proteins from one Telopea speciosissima isolate NSW1024214 ecotype Mountain lineage chromosome 1, Tspe_v1, whole genome shotgun sequence genomic window:
- the LOC122638888 gene encoding LOW QUALITY PROTEIN: probable cysteine desulfurase (The sequence of the model RefSeq protein was modified relative to this genomic sequence to represent the inferred CDS: deleted 1 base in 1 codon) has protein sequence MVKEASRYIKTCLGAGGSDDALIFCGSGTTAAIKRLQEVMGIAVPSNMRDKVLEYLRIEERWVVFVGPYEHHSNLLSWPRNSLAEVIEIGLDEDGLLDMRALSHQLEAHKDSNRPMLGSFSACSNVTGIYSDTRAIARLLHQCGAFACFDHAASGPYVEIDMRSGELEGYDAIFLSPHKFLGGRGTPGILLMNKALYKLSSSAPSTCGGGTVDFVNGFSEKHTLYYEDVEEREDAGTPPIIQKMIRAAMAFWVKDFIGYEVIQNQEDVYINAALERLLPNPNIWVLGNTRVKRQGILSFVIFSTKKSSSFDMESEIRAHRGRDLNMWAESGNKRDKPLHGPFVVKLLNDFFGIQARAGCACAAPYGHHLLGVDEARSLTFRSAIEKINIIRFSLGELA, from the exons ATGGTGAAGGAAGCAAGTAGATACATCAAGACTTGCTTAGGCGCTGGCGGATCAGATGATGCACTCATATTCTGTGGTTCTGGTACCACTGCTGCCATCAAGCGCTTGCAAGAGGTGATGGGTATCGCAGTGCCTTCAAACATGAGAGATAAGGTACTCGAGTACCTCAGGATTGAAGAGAGATGGGTGGTATTTGTGGGACCATACGAGCACCACTCCAACCTTCTCTCATGGCCG CGTAATAGTCTAGCAGAAGTGATTGAGATCGGTCTCGACGAGGATGGATTGCTAGACATGCGAGCCCTCAGCCACCAACTTGAGGCTCACAAGGATTCCAATCGTCCTATGTTGGGTTCATTCTCAGCTTGTAGCAATGTAACTGGGATCTACTCCGACACTCGTGCCATTGCCCGGCTTCTTCACCAATGTGGAGCTTTCGCTTGCTTCGACCATGCTGCAAG TGGCCCTTATGTGGAGATTGACATGAGATCGGGGGAGCTGGAGGGCTATGATGCCATATTCCTAAGTCCTCATAAGTTCCTTGGTGGGCGCGGAACCCCTGGTATTCTTCTGATGAACAAGGCCTTGTATAAGTTGAGCTCTTCTGCTCCTTCTACTTGTGGAGGTGGAACTGTTGATTTTGTCAATGGCTTCAGTGAAAAg CACACATTGTATTATGAAGATgtggaagaaagggaagatgCTGGAACTCCACCAATCATCCAGAAGATGATTAGAGCAGCAATGGCTTTCTGGGTGAAGGACTTCATTGGTTATGAGGTGATCCAAAACCAAGAAGATGTATACATAAATGCAGCCCTTGAAAGGCTCCTTCCCAATCCAAACATATGGGTTTTAGGGAATACTAGAGTTAAGCGACAAGGGATCCTTTCTTTTGTTATCTTCTCAACGAAAAAATCCTCCTCCTTTGATATGGAATCAGAAATCAGAGCTCACAGAGGAAGAGATCTTAATATGTGGGCAGAGTCAGGAAACAAGAGAGATAAGCCTCTCCATGGTCCTTTTGTGGTAAAACTCCTCAATGACTTCTTTGGTATCCAGGCTCGAGCTGGGTGCGCTTGTGCTGCACCCTATGGTCACCATCTACTTGGTGTTGACGAGGCTCGTTCACTGACCTTTCGGTCTGCAATTGAAAAGATAAATATTATAAGATTTTCATTAGGTGAGCTAGCATAG